One genomic segment of Thermovibrio guaymasensis includes these proteins:
- the tsaB gene encoding tRNA (adenosine(37)-N6)-threonylcarbamoyltransferase complex dimerization subunit type 1 TsaB codes for MIRVAVDLSLPEGSIAVENEGSLLSEIAWNRPKLHAEVVYSQIERALNLAGVRKEEIEEVVVSSGPGSFTGVRLSVTVGKAFKACGIRVLSATTLDALMWGYEEIGFTPVPVIPARRERVYAKVGGEFLDVGLDELISKVKEITNPLIVYKGEVKVPQGIKSVEERTLLAVKLLSLPKEELSPLTFHYVREHDAKPPGKAF; via the coding sequence ATGATTAGAGTAGCAGTAGACCTATCCCTCCCTGAGGGGAGTATTGCTGTTGAAAATGAGGGAAGTCTCCTCTCCGAGATAGCGTGGAACAGACCAAAACTCCATGCAGAAGTAGTTTACTCTCAAATTGAAAGAGCCCTAAACCTTGCGGGAGTAAGGAAGGAGGAAATAGAGGAAGTCGTCGTATCATCAGGCCCAGGCTCCTTTACAGGAGTTAGGCTCTCAGTTACTGTAGGGAAGGCATTTAAAGCCTGCGGAATTAGAGTTCTATCGGCAACGACCCTTGACGCCCTAATGTGGGGATACGAAGAAATTGGATTCACTCCAGTTCCAGTAATCCCAGCAAGAAGGGAAAGGGTCTACGCAAAAGTAGGAGGGGAGTTTCTAGACGTTGGACTGGATGAACTGATAAGTAAGGTAAAAGAAATCACAAATCCCCTCATAGTTTACAAAGGTGAAGTTAAAGTACCTCAAGGAATAAAATCAGTAGAAGAAAGAACTCTCCTCGCAGTTAAGCTCCTATCACTCCCAAAGGAGGAGCTCTCACCACTCACCTTCCACTACGTAAGGGAACACGATGCAAAACCTCCTGGTAAGGCCTTTTAA
- the rimI gene encoding ribosomal protein S18-alanine N-acetyltransferase, translating into MQNLLVRPFKESDLPDILKLESECFKEPYSKELLLREVTLPITRIFVAQKGDEVVGYVFGWVVGETGELNRIAVKEELRKKGVGKRLLKEFIEGIKEEGVKELFLEVRKSNTPAINLYKSFGFREVGRRKGYYKDEDALVFKLNI; encoded by the coding sequence ATGCAAAACCTCCTGGTAAGGCCTTTTAAAGAAAGCGATTTACCGGATATACTAAAATTAGAGAGTGAGTGCTTCAAAGAGCCCTACTCTAAAGAGCTCCTACTGAGGGAGGTTACCCTGCCAATTACCAGAATTTTCGTAGCCCAGAAAGGTGACGAAGTTGTAGGTTACGTCTTCGGCTGGGTCGTCGGTGAGACTGGAGAGCTAAACAGGATAGCAGTAAAGGAGGAATTGAGGAAGAAAGGAGTAGGGAAAAGGCTCTTAAAGGAGTTCATAGAAGGGATTAAAGAAGAGGGAGTTAAAGAGCTCTTTTTAGAAGTAAGGAAGTCAAACACTCCTGCAATAAACCTTTACAAATCCTTCGGTTTTAGGGAAGTCGGAAGGAGAAAAGGGTACTACAAAGATGAAGACGCTTTAGTCTTTAAACTCAATATTTAG